The following proteins come from a genomic window of Candidatus Saccharibacteria bacterium oral taxon 488:
- a CDS encoding YvcK family protein has translation MTYEVDREYFGVKIVVIGGGTGSFTLLSGLKKYTHSITALVNMVDDGGSTGMLRDELGVLPAGDVRQCLVALSSSPKVRDLFNYRFDEGSMKGHAFGNLFMAALEKMTGSFSQAVETASEVLGVNGRVFPITLDDTKLSLRLRDGMVVEGEHAIEVTNIPGDERPWLELSPPATINPQARRAILDADLVVVAPGLLYGSLAPALLVRGVTRALAETKAKKVYVCNLVTKPTQTDGFTVADFVDEIERFAGVSMDYVLYNNYRPPKELLDKYAHNGEYLVEWDEAELKKKHYYASGKHLIANGIRQHNKKADPLAALRSLIRHDSDKIARELMRIYFS, from the coding sequence ATGACGTACGAAGTGGATAGAGAATATTTTGGAGTAAAAATTGTAGTAATCGGCGGCGGAACTGGTAGTTTCACGCTGCTGTCGGGTTTAAAAAAATATACCCATAGTATCACGGCGCTGGTCAATATGGTTGATGACGGTGGCTCGACGGGCATGCTGCGCGATGAGCTGGGTGTGTTGCCGGCGGGTGATGTGCGGCAATGCCTGGTGGCGCTGAGCAGTTCGCCAAAGGTGCGCGATCTGTTCAATTACCGGTTTGACGAGGGTAGCATGAAGGGGCATGCATTTGGTAATTTATTCATGGCGGCGCTGGAAAAGATGACGGGGAGCTTTTCGCAAGCGGTCGAGACAGCCAGCGAGGTGCTCGGCGTTAATGGGCGGGTATTTCCGATTACGCTGGACGATACCAAGTTATCGCTGAGGCTGCGTGATGGTATGGTCGTTGAGGGCGAGCATGCCATTGAGGTGACGAATATTCCAGGCGATGAGCGGCCGTGGCTGGAACTCAGCCCGCCAGCAACGATCAATCCACAGGCTCGGCGGGCGATTCTGGATGCTGACCTCGTGGTGGTAGCGCCAGGGTTATTGTACGGTAGTTTGGCGCCAGCGCTACTAGTGCGCGGTGTGACGCGGGCTTTGGCCGAGACCAAGGCCAAGAAGGTGTATGTCTGTAATCTGGTGACCAAGCCGACGCAGACCGACGGCTTTACGGTGGCGGACTTTGTCGATGAGATTGAGCGGTTTGCCGGGGTGAGCATGGACTATGTGCTGTATAACAATTATCGTCCGCCAAAGGAACTGCTTGATAAGTACGCGCACAATGGTGAGTATTTGGTGGAATGGGACGAGGCGGAGCTCAAGAAAAAGCATTACTACGCCTCGGGCAAGCACCTGATCGCTAATGGCATTCGTCAGCATAATAAAAAGGCCGATCCGCTGGCGGCGCTGCGTAGTCTGATCCGTCACGACAGCGATAAAATCGCGCGAGAACTAATGAGGATCTACTTTTCATGA
- a CDS encoding SDR family oxidoreductase, with the protein MHIILGGTSGLGLEMARQLRKSDKRVLVLGKTHNAREHGEGFPLDVYYPEQVAAAPARIEQILGGDAIEQFVWAAGYGWRGNFEDQPDARSMAEVNFAGPLPLVQWAWYRMAQQRIRSTLTVIGSTSSIKARGDEAVYVATKHAQAGLARSLALQADEQHLPIRVALFLPGAMKTPFWRGNRPDDYAFFNDPAKVAEHILTAVNMQHQTFLEWPLPKGTLV; encoded by the coding sequence ATGCATATTATTCTTGGTGGGACGAGTGGACTTGGACTGGAGATGGCGCGGCAGCTCAGAAAAAGCGATAAACGCGTGTTGGTGCTGGGGAAGACGCATAATGCCCGAGAGCACGGCGAGGGCTTCCCGTTGGATGTGTATTATCCCGAGCAAGTAGCGGCAGCGCCGGCGCGGATTGAGCAGATTTTGGGCGGCGATGCTATTGAGCAATTTGTCTGGGCGGCGGGCTATGGCTGGCGCGGTAATTTCGAGGATCAGCCTGACGCGCGCTCCATGGCGGAGGTTAATTTCGCTGGTCCGTTGCCGCTGGTGCAGTGGGCCTGGTATAGGATGGCGCAGCAGCGGATACGCTCTACACTAACGGTAATCGGCTCGACCAGCAGTATCAAAGCTCGCGGGGACGAAGCGGTGTATGTAGCGACCAAGCACGCCCAGGCAGGGCTGGCCCGTAGCTTGGCCCTGCAGGCGGATGAGCAGCATTTACCGATTCGTGTAGCGCTGTTCTTGCCCGGGGCGATGAAAACGCCGTTTTGGCGGGGGAACCGACCGGATGATTATGCTTTTTTCAATGACCCGGCCAAGGTGGCTGAACATATACTGACCGCCGTTAACATGCAGCATCAGACGTTCCTCGAGTGGCCGCTACCAAAGGGCACGTTGGTCTAA
- a CDS encoding type II toxin-antitoxin system death-on-curing family toxin — MVSLTLEQILQLHALVLIRDGGSDGVRDIGRLESVVSAQHQVVFGEELYATVFTKAAALMRGIIGDHPFVDGNKRTAMLAGLTLLEVKGYNFTAQRGELENFAVRVATDQLDIDAIANWLKCHSQVCQ, encoded by the coding sequence ATGGTTAGTTTGACTCTCGAGCAGATTCTGCAGCTTCATGCGCTGGTGCTTATTAGGGATGGCGGCTCAGATGGTGTGCGTGATATTGGTCGGCTAGAATCCGTGGTGTCGGCGCAGCATCAGGTGGTATTTGGCGAGGAATTATACGCAACAGTATTTACCAAGGCAGCGGCATTGATGCGCGGGATTATTGGTGACCATCCATTTGTTGATGGCAATAAGCGGACGGCAATGCTCGCTGGACTGACTTTGCTGGAGGTGAAAGGGTATAATTTTACAGCACAGCGAGGTGAACTAGAAAATTTCGCTGTCCGTGTCGCGACAGATCAGCTTGATATTGATGCGATTGCTAATTGGCTGAAGTGTCATTCGCAGGTGTGTCAATAA